DNA from Bacteroidia bacterium:
TAGAAAACGAAAATAAAGTAAAGTCCGTTGTATTACCTGAAAATGTTTTGTATCATACAGTTTGTGCAACTGAAAAACACATATTTGTAGTGGGCGATAAAGATAAAAACGCTCATTTTGTTACATTGGATAAAGAAGGAAATATTTTGTACGAATACACTTTTAACTATCCGCATCCCAATCAAATAAAATGTATAGCTGAAGATGAAGCAGGCAACCTTTACCTTGCGGGATACATGGAAGGCGCATTAGACGATACTTTCAATGCATGGTTAGTCAAGCTTTCTTCGCAAAAGGAGATATTGTGGAGTAGATTGTACGGTACTTCGCAAGGTACAGATGAATTTTATCACGTAGAACTTACTCCAAACGGATTACTATGTTCAGGATTGACCTATCAGAATAACAATTTTGATGCGTATGTACTTCATACTGATAGGGAAGGTAAGCTGTTCAGTGTTGCAGACTTTCATAATTGCTCATACCTTCATAAAAAAGTTTTGTTGAATGCTCCTGTAAAAAAGTAATACACGAAAAAGTAAGGTTTTGGACAGGCAAAAAGTAGTTTTTCGTGTAGTATGTTTTTTATATTCACAACTTTTTCTGGGCGTACCCCTTGCTAACGCAAGGGTCGGGGTATTTTGCACATAGCCCGCAGCACACTGCTCCTATGGGCATGAGCGCAAGCGAGGGCGCACAAGGATACGCCCAAAAAGAAAATCCTTTCTTTCTATAAAAAAGCAATCGATACTCTGCCGAACTGACTTTTATTCACTATTTTTGTCTTATGTGCGGTATTTTTGGAATAGTAAGTAACACAACACTCTCCGAAGACTTCATACAAAAATGCACTGATACCTTAAAACACAGAGGTCCTGACAATGGAAATATTTTCATTGCTCAACATAAAAAATTAGGTTTGGGACATAGGCGGCTAAGCATCATTGACCTTTCTGAACACGCTCATCAGCCGTTTTTTTCGCAGTGTGGTCGCTACGTGATAGTCTATAACGGTGAAATTTACAACTACCAGCAACTTGCTAAAAGCCTCTCTAAAACCTTAAAAACGCACAGTGATACCGAAGTCCTTTTAGAAGGTTTTGTGCAGTATGGTGTAGATTTTATCAGCAAACTTAATGGTATGTTTGCTTTTGCGATTTACGATATTTTTCAAGATACGCTCTTAATAGCCCGAGATAGAGTAGGTATAAAACCACTTTTTTACTATTGGGATAACAATGAACTCATCTTTGCTTCTGAACTCAAAGCTATTCAAGCTGCAAAACCAGACTTGAAAATTCAAAGTGAGGTTTTACCTTATTTTTTGCATTTGGGATATATTCCACATCCTTACACTATCTACCAAAATGTATTCAAATTTGACACAGGACACTATGCAGTGTTTCACAATCGTACCCTTAGCTTTTATCCTTTCTGGAAACTTGAACAAGAAATTTCTGATAAATTGATTACTAACGAACAAGATGCCATTAACCGATTAGAAATCCTTTTAGACCGTGCTGTACAATTGCAATTGATAAGTGATGTGCCTTTAGGCGTATTTTTAAGCGGAGGTATAGACTCTTCCACCGTAGCTGCGTTTGCTGCAAAACACAGCCAAAAACCTGTAAAAACGTTTTCCATTGCTTTTGAAGAAGATGCCTTCAACGAAAGCAAGTACGCCGAAGCCGTAGCTAAACACATTCATGCTGAACACTACACATTGACCTTTACCAAAAAAGATATTTTTGAGCTTTTCGAACGCTACCATACTGCATACGATGAGCCTTGTGCAGATTCTTCACTTTTACCTACTATGATGGTGTCAAAATTAGCTAAGCAATATGTTACTGTGGCACTATCAGGGGATGGAGGAGATGAATTATTTTTAGGCTATGGCGCTTATCAATGGACAAGAAGACTACAAAAACCATGGATGCGGCTGATGCGGCGCCTTCTATCCCAAGGGGCAAAATTGGGTAAAGATAGATACAAACGTATTGGTAGATTGTTAAACTATCCTAAAAAGCAACACATTAAGAGTCATATTTTTTCACAAGAGCATTACTTTTTTTCAGAAGCAGAATTGAAAAAACTATTAGTTTATCCTGTTTTTGAATTCTCGTCCATCAATCAGGACATTACTACAACTAACCGAAAAATTAACTCCATTGAGCAGCAATCTTTATTTGACTTTCAGTACTACCTACGCGATGACCTATTAGTCAAAATTGACCGTGCTTCTATGCAGTTTTCACTAGAAACCCGCGTACCTCTTTTAGATAATAGCATCATTCACTTTGCTTACAACATCCCTACGGACTTAAAGAAAAAAGGAAAAGAAAGCAAATACATTTTACGGCAGGTATTGTACAAATACGTACCTAAGTCCATTTTTGACCGCCCTAAGTGGGGCTTTGCAGTGCCAATCAGAGAGTGGCTTAGTACAGACCTCAAAATATGGATAGATATGTATCTATCCAAACAAGTCATTGAAAAGCACGGAATTATTAAGTACGATACTGCGCAGTATTGGGTAAAACGCTTTCTCAAAGGAGAAAAAAGTATATTCAACAAAGTATGGGTAATGATAGTGCTGCATCAATGGCTGGAAAGATAAGTGCTAATAACGCTTTCTATATCTGGAATAGTAATCTGCTCGTCATTGACCTGCTTTTTAATTCCATCTATGTCCCAGTAGCCTAACTCTTGAATGGCTGCTTTAATCTTAGCTTTTTTAACTACTGATACAGAATGCTGACAAGCATACGAAATGTTTTTTCGTATACTTTTAAGCGAATTGATGTTGCTATTCAGTTTATGCGCAGCACAGTAAGCTATTATAGTGTCTAATAACTCATCTCCATATAACTCAATTTTTTTGCTGCCTAAACCTTTTATCCATATCAAATCCTCTTTATTTTGAGGGAGATAAGTAGCTAATTCGTCTATCGTGTCATCGCTAAAAACTTGGTGTAAGAGCAAATTGTCCCTTTTAGCAATACTCAAACGTTGCT
Protein-coding regions in this window:
- the asnB gene encoding asparagine synthase (glutamine-hydrolyzing), which produces MCGIFGIVSNTTLSEDFIQKCTDTLKHRGPDNGNIFIAQHKKLGLGHRRLSIIDLSEHAHQPFFSQCGRYVIVYNGEIYNYQQLAKSLSKTLKTHSDTEVLLEGFVQYGVDFISKLNGMFAFAIYDIFQDTLLIARDRVGIKPLFYYWDNNELIFASELKAIQAAKPDLKIQSEVLPYFLHLGYIPHPYTIYQNVFKFDTGHYAVFHNRTLSFYPFWKLEQEISDKLITNEQDAINRLEILLDRAVQLQLISDVPLGVFLSGGIDSSTVAAFAAKHSQKPVKTFSIAFEEDAFNESKYAEAVAKHIHAEHYTLTFTKKDIFELFERYHTAYDEPCADSSLLPTMMVSKLAKQYVTVALSGDGGDELFLGYGAYQWTRRLQKPWMRLMRRLLSQGAKLGKDRYKRIGRLLNYPKKQHIKSHIFSQEHYFFSEAELKKLLVYPVFEFSSINQDITTTNRKINSIEQQSLFDFQYYLRDDLLVKIDRASMQFSLETRVPLLDNSIIHFAYNIPTDLKKKGKESKYILRQVLYKYVPKSIFDRPKWGFAVPIREWLSTDLKIWIDMYLSKQVIEKHGIIKYDTAQYWVKRFLKGEKSIFNKVWVMIVLHQWLER